Proteins encoded within one genomic window of Equus caballus isolate H_3958 breed thoroughbred chromosome 20, TB-T2T, whole genome shotgun sequence:
- the LOC138915144 gene encoding BOLA class I histocompatibility antigen, alpha chain BL3-7-like isoform X1 — MRVMMPPTFLLLLSGALTLTETWAGSHSMRYFYTGVSRPGRGEPRFITVGYVDDTQFARFDSDAASPKEEPRAPWMEHVGPEYWERNTRISKEAAETYRVDLNNLRGYYNQSEAGSHTIQDMYGCDVGPDGRFLRGYFNSAYDGADYIALNEDLRSWTAADTAAQITRRKWEAAGAAERWRNYLDGECVEWLLRHLENGKETLQRADPPETQVTHHPNSDREVTLRCWALGFYPAEITLSWQRDGEDLTQDMEFVETRPAGDGTFQKWAAVVVPFGEEQRYTCHVQHEGLPEPVILRWEPPPQSTILIVGIIAGLVLLVAVVAGAVIWRKKHSGEKRGIYVQAANSDSTQGSDASLPKTGGTWRA, encoded by the exons ATGCGCGTCATGATGCCGCCAaccttcctcctgctgctctcGGGGGCCCTGACCCTGACCGAGACCTGGGCGG gctcccACTCCATGAGGTATTTCTACACCGGCGTGTCCCGGCCCGGCCGCGGGGAGCCCCGCTTCATCACCGTCGGCTACGTGGACGACACGCAGTTCGCGCGGTTCGACAGCGACGCCGCGAGTCCGAAGGAGGAACCGCGGGCGCCGTGGATGGAGCACGTGGGGCCGGAGTATTGGGAGCGGAACACGCGGATCTCCAAGGAAGCCGCAGAGACTTACCGAGTGGACCTGAACAACCTGCGCGGCTACTACAACCAGAGCGAGGCCG GGTCTCACACCATCCAGGACATGTACGGCTGCGACGTGGGGCCGGACGGCCGCTTCCTCCGCGGGTACTTTAACTCCGCCTACGACGGCGCCGATTACATCGCCCTGAACGAGGACCTGCGCTCCTGGACCGCGGCGGACACGGCGGCTCAGATCACCCGGCGCAAGTGGGAGGCGGCCGGTGCGGCGGAGCGCTGGAGGAACTACCTGGATGGGGAGTGCGTGGAGTGGCTCCTCAGACACCTGGAGAACGGGAAGGAGACGCTGCAGCGCGCGG ATCCCCCAGAGACACAGGTGACCCACCACCCCAACTCTGACCGTGAGGTCACCCtgaggtgctgggccctgggcttctaCCCTGCGGAGATCACCCTGTCCTGGCAGCGTGACGGGGAGGACCTGACCCAGGACATGGAGTTTGTGGAGACCAGACCTGCAGGGGACGGGACCTTCCAGAAGTGGGCGGCTGTGGTGGTGCCTTTTGGGGAGGAGCAGAGATACACGTGCCATGTGCAGCATGAGGGGCTGCCTGAGCCCGTCATCCTGAGATGGG AGCCGCCTCCTCAGTCCACCATCCTCATCGTGGGCATCATTGCTGGCCTGGTTCTCCTTGTCGCTGTGGTGGCTGGAGCTGTGATCTGGAGGAAGAAGCACTCAG GTGAAAAAAGAGGGATTTACGTGCAGGCTGCAA ACAGTGACAGTACCCAAGGCTCTGATGCGTCTCTCCCGAAGACAGGTGGGACTTGGAGGGCCTGa
- the LOC138915144 gene encoding BOLA class I histocompatibility antigen, alpha chain BL3-7-like isoform X2, giving the protein MRVMMPPTFLLLLSGALTLTETWAGSHSMRYFYTGVSRPGRGEPRFITVGYVDDTQFARFDSDAASPKEEPRAPWMEHVGPEYWERNTRISKEAAETYRVDLNNLRGYYNQSEAGSHTIQDMYGCDVGPDGRFLRGYFNSAYDGADYIALNEDLRSWTAADTAAQITRRKWEAAGAAERWRNYLDGECVEWLLRHLENGKETLQRADPPETQVTHHPNSDREVTLRCWALGFYPAEITLSWQRDGEDLTQDMEFVETRPAGDGTFQKWAAVVVPFGEEQRYTCHVQHEGLPEPVILRWEPPPQSTILIVGIIAGLVLLVAVVAGAVIWRKKHSGEKRGIYVQAANSDSTQGSDASLPKTV; this is encoded by the exons ATGCGCGTCATGATGCCGCCAaccttcctcctgctgctctcGGGGGCCCTGACCCTGACCGAGACCTGGGCGG gctcccACTCCATGAGGTATTTCTACACCGGCGTGTCCCGGCCCGGCCGCGGGGAGCCCCGCTTCATCACCGTCGGCTACGTGGACGACACGCAGTTCGCGCGGTTCGACAGCGACGCCGCGAGTCCGAAGGAGGAACCGCGGGCGCCGTGGATGGAGCACGTGGGGCCGGAGTATTGGGAGCGGAACACGCGGATCTCCAAGGAAGCCGCAGAGACTTACCGAGTGGACCTGAACAACCTGCGCGGCTACTACAACCAGAGCGAGGCCG GGTCTCACACCATCCAGGACATGTACGGCTGCGACGTGGGGCCGGACGGCCGCTTCCTCCGCGGGTACTTTAACTCCGCCTACGACGGCGCCGATTACATCGCCCTGAACGAGGACCTGCGCTCCTGGACCGCGGCGGACACGGCGGCTCAGATCACCCGGCGCAAGTGGGAGGCGGCCGGTGCGGCGGAGCGCTGGAGGAACTACCTGGATGGGGAGTGCGTGGAGTGGCTCCTCAGACACCTGGAGAACGGGAAGGAGACGCTGCAGCGCGCGG ATCCCCCAGAGACACAGGTGACCCACCACCCCAACTCTGACCGTGAGGTCACCCtgaggtgctgggccctgggcttctaCCCTGCGGAGATCACCCTGTCCTGGCAGCGTGACGGGGAGGACCTGACCCAGGACATGGAGTTTGTGGAGACCAGACCTGCAGGGGACGGGACCTTCCAGAAGTGGGCGGCTGTGGTGGTGCCTTTTGGGGAGGAGCAGAGATACACGTGCCATGTGCAGCATGAGGGGCTGCCTGAGCCCGTCATCCTGAGATGGG AGCCGCCTCCTCAGTCCACCATCCTCATCGTGGGCATCATTGCTGGCCTGGTTCTCCTTGTCGCTGTGGTGGCTGGAGCTGTGATCTGGAGGAAGAAGCACTCAG GTGAAAAAAGAGGGATTTACGTGCAGGCTGCAA ACAGTGACAGTACCCAAGGCTCTGATGCGTCTCTCCCGAAGACAG tgTGA